The following coding sequences are from one Nitrospinota bacterium window:
- a CDS encoding SCO family protein produces the protein MKNTLVVLIAALALAAPAPAPAAEHAHGGGEDLTHMHDVPVIPNKQNEYTDKLQYGFRDKNADLSKKNGYFLDQAGNKVRLAGYRGKLVLMDFIYSDCKHGICQYLNKKMNFVAGKHKDRLGKDLVLVSLSFDDKDTPRTLSAFAANWESDPAKWAYLSGLAGDIIETCKEYGVAVRWNEKEGFFEHTVRTILIGRDGKVLKTYRGRDYKMQEAVDDIANLLAGKPVSPPQ, from the coding sequence ATGAAAAACACGCTCGTTGTCCTTATTGCCGCGCTGGCGCTGGCCGCCCCCGCTCCCGCCCCAGCGGCGGAGCACGCCCACGGCGGCGGCGAAGACCTCACGCACATGCATGACGTGCCGGTGATCCCCAACAAGCAGAATGAATATACGGACAAGCTGCAGTACGGATTCCGCGACAAGAACGCCGACCTCTCCAAAAAAAACGGCTACTTCCTCGACCAGGCGGGGAACAAGGTGCGGCTGGCCGGCTACCGGGGCAAGCTGGTGCTGATGGATTTCATTTACTCCGATTGCAAACACGGCATCTGCCAATACCTCAACAAGAAGATGAATTTTGTGGCGGGCAAGCACAAGGATCGTTTGGGAAAAGACCTCGTGCTGGTCTCCTTGAGTTTCGACGACAAGGATACCCCCAGGACGTTGTCCGCTTTCGCCGCCAACTGGGAAAGCGACCCGGCGAAGTGGGCCTACCTTTCGGGGCTGGCGGGGGATATCATTGAAACCTGCAAAGAGTACGGCGTCGCGGTCCGCTGGAACGAAAAGGAAGGTTTTTTTGAGCACACGGTCCGGACCATCCTGATCGGCCGCGACGGCAAGGTGCTGAAGACCTATCGCGGGCGCGACTACAAGATGCAGGAAGCGGTGGATGACATCGCCAACCTGCTGGCGGGCAAGCCGGTCTCGCCGCCGCAATAA
- a CDS encoding PilZ domain-containing protein produces MNASIKPSAEVITLFTASNPVEKLCAVGEPLVIEWKEKRHHTRLRGAKAEIITTNIMGEKPRLSILPETSFLLADMPKGYTAAGFEHNAPLTVRFLSGGSVYAFKTTLMRVHSQPPILALEYPDKVQRYNMRGTERVNVTFPARISENGGSVCKTGAVLDISATGARIGLDAINGIGVGAKLHLSFTLPNGATVNELAAAVRNISEESGKYLLGTSFWGHNPTVSGFCRECVDCLE; encoded by the coding sequence ATGAACGCTTCCATTAAACCTTCGGCGGAGGTCATCACGCTTTTCACCGCCAGCAATCCGGTGGAAAAACTCTGCGCCGTCGGCGAGCCGCTGGTCATCGAATGGAAGGAAAAGCGCCACCACACCCGGTTGCGGGGGGCGAAGGCGGAGATCATCACCACCAACATCATGGGGGAAAAACCCCGCCTTTCCATCCTGCCGGAGACCAGTTTTCTTCTCGCCGACATGCCCAAGGGGTATACCGCCGCCGGCTTCGAGCATAATGCGCCGCTGACCGTGCGGTTTCTTTCCGGCGGCTCGGTGTACGCGTTCAAAACGACGTTGATGCGGGTGCATAGCCAGCCGCCGATCCTGGCGCTGGAGTATCCGGACAAGGTGCAGCGTTACAATATGCGCGGCACCGAGAGGGTAAACGTCACCTTCCCCGCGCGCATATCCGAAAATGGCGGCTCGGTGTGCAAAACGGGGGCGGTGCTGGACATCTCCGCCACTGGCGCCCGGATCGGCCTCGATGCGATAAACGGCATTGGCGTGGGGGCAAAACTCCATCTTTCGTTCACCCTTCCCAACGGCGCGACCGTGAACGAACTGGCCGCGGCCGTGCGGAACATCAGCGAAGAAAGCGGCAAGTACCTGCTGGGAACCAGCTTTTGGGGTCATAACCCCACGGTGAGCGGGTTTTGCCGCGAGTGCGTGGATTGCCTGGAGTGA
- a CDS encoding PilZ domain-containing protein: MLGLGKEATIEFARKSGQVMVRGWKTGEQGYLLAEKPRGPLPPLTPGQGAVIRMEKKGVVYGMAVTYKEFLRKTELCLFTFQDDVIARSLRDEDRFQCLLPATIRRADNQASALGSGMIVDLSKGGIRVVTRAPMHAEPGDMLSVSFYPGGIGFMDRQKMRLMRVSGFGSRFEYAAQFADMDKEHAKLLDAYFAFCKTWTV, from the coding sequence ATGTTAGGATTGGGAAAAGAAGCGACCATCGAGTTTGCCAGAAAAAGCGGCCAGGTGATGGTGCGCGGCTGGAAGACGGGAGAGCAAGGCTACCTCCTCGCCGAGAAACCGCGCGGCCCCCTGCCGCCGCTCACGCCGGGACAGGGCGCCGTCATCCGCATGGAGAAGAAAGGGGTGGTCTATGGAATGGCCGTCACCTACAAGGAATTCCTGAGAAAGACCGAACTCTGCCTTTTTACCTTTCAGGACGATGTGATCGCCCGTTCGTTGCGGGACGAGGACCGGTTTCAGTGCCTGCTTCCGGCGACGATCCGCCGCGCCGACAACCAAGCTTCCGCGCTGGGGTCCGGCATGATCGTCGATCTCAGCAAGGGGGGAATCCGGGTCGTCACCCGCGCCCCGATGCACGCCGAACCGGGCGACATGCTGTCGGTGAGCTTTTATCCGGGCGGGATTGGTTTTATGGACCGGCAGAAAATGCGCCTGATGAGGGTGTCCGGTTTTGGCAGCCGGTTTGAATATGCCGCCCAGTTCGCCGACATGGACAAGGAACACGCGAAGCTGTTGGACGCCTATTTCGCGTTTTGCAAAACGTGGACGGTGTGA
- a CDS encoding DUF4116 domain-containing protein, which yields MTPDEQRQYGPQIKNEKLAFYSEFRNRLGGFLKDGGEEDGKRKMAQAVERYYADAKDVYGRLIEVAKYWEVRVIGDLDNCIIPQLDNLRVAPRFLKEDAAFIGRLLSKDPCIIPYVPDAYKKDRKTAMDAVRFSGSLLRHMDDEFKLDRAVVLAALENDGLALQYAAAGLRDDKEIALAAVRQNGLALRYVGERLKQSEDWEVIMAAIGQNPQAIVYAGEGVVGGRDYFSMPWDEYPLFAREHGEHEVAPAPAIPAPAASAETRIDAKAILEIGIKFPRVLDYFIEGHPVWDNEDFIWGRIGQTNSIPKRIGMNIRNNPGFVLALMEKRSKKLEDGRHDAYVLFNCAGGELRGDAAFLEKMLMFRMDVNLVADWIGKDDFFVQSNFDDIDIRR from the coding sequence ATGACACCCGATGAACAGCGGCAATACGGGCCGCAAATCAAGAATGAAAAATTGGCGTTTTACAGCGAATTCCGCAACCGCCTCGGCGGTTTTTTAAAGGACGGCGGTGAAGAAGACGGCAAGCGGAAGATGGCTCAGGCGGTTGAACGGTATTATGCGGATGCAAAAGATGTTTATGGCCGGTTGATCGAGGTGGCGAAGTATTGGGAGGTGCGGGTCATCGGCGATCTGGACAACTGCATCATCCCCCAATTGGACAACCTGAGGGTCGCCCCCCGGTTTCTCAAGGAGGACGCCGCGTTTATCGGGCGGTTATTGTCGAAAGACCCCTGCATTATCCCTTATGTGCCCGATGCGTATAAAAAAGACCGGAAGACCGCCATGGACGCCGTAAGATTCAGCGGCTCTCTTTTAAGGCACATGGATGATGAATTCAAACTGGATCGCGCGGTCGTGCTGGCCGCATTGGAGAACGATGGCTTGGCGTTGCAGTATGCCGCCGCGGGCCTCCGCGATGACAAGGAGATAGCGCTTGCGGCGGTCCGGCAAAATGGGCTGGCCCTTCGATATGTGGGGGAGCGACTGAAACAATCGGAAGACTGGGAAGTTATCATGGCGGCTATTGGGCAAAATCCCCAAGCCATTGTTTATGCCGGGGAGGGGGTTGTCGGCGGCAGGGACTATTTCTCCATGCCTTGGGACGAATATCCGCTATTCGCGCGGGAGCATGGGGAGCATGAGGTGGCGCCCGCGCCAGCCATACCCGCTCCCGCCGCCAGCGCCGAAACCAGGATCGACGCGAAAGCCATTCTGGAAATCGGGATTAAATTTCCGCGGGTACTGGACTACTTTATCGAAGGGCATCCTGTCTGGGACAATGAGGATTTTATATGGGGCAGGATCGGCCAAACGAACAGCATCCCCAAAAGAATAGGGATGAATATCCGCAACAATCCCGGCTTCGTTCTCGCGCTCATGGAAAAGAGGTCAAAGAAGCTCGAGGATGGGCGGCATGACGCATACGTTCTGTTCAATTGCGCGGGCGGCGAACTTCGCGGAGACGCGGCATTTCTGGAAAAAATGCTGATGTTCCGGATGGATGTGAACCTTGTCGCCGATTGGATAGGCAAGGACGACTTTTTTGTTCAGTCAAACTTCGATGATATCGACATTCGGCGTTGA
- a CDS encoding rubredoxin gives MAKWKCNTCDYVYNPEKGDISRLIKKGTDFEKLPEVWTCPKCKAPKNRFSRM, from the coding sequence ATGGCAAAGTGGAAATGCAACACGTGCGACTACGTGTACAACCCCGAAAAGGGGGACATCTCGCGGCTGATCAAAAAGGGCACCGACTTCGAAAAGCTCCCGGAAGTCTGGACATGCCCGAAGTGCAAAGCCCCCAAAAACCGTTTCAGCCGGATGTAG
- a CDS encoding PilZ domain-containing protein: MSRIIKPAAEVITLYTASHPVEKFCAVGDPLIIEWKGKRYPSLMRGAKAEVIATNTLGGKGRISVLADVSFFIVDMPKGYAAAGFLNNSPLTVRFFSSGSVYAFHAKLMRLHSQPPVLVLEYPEKLQRYNLRSNERISIVTRARVSKNGGSDHQMGALLDISDSGAKLGLDTVEGIDLGMMLHLSFILPNGVAVSQLTAAVRNINEENGKYLLGISLSGHDPAVAEFCRNCLECLE; this comes from the coding sequence GTGAGCCGCATCATTAAACCTGCGGCGGAGGTCATCACGCTTTATACCGCCAGCCACCCGGTGGAAAAGTTCTGCGCCGTTGGCGACCCGCTGATTATCGAATGGAAAGGAAAGCGTTATCCTTCCCTGATGCGGGGGGCGAAAGCGGAGGTTATCGCCACCAATACCTTGGGAGGAAAGGGGCGCATTTCCGTTCTTGCTGATGTCAGCTTTTTCATTGTCGATATGCCCAAGGGGTATGCCGCCGCGGGCTTTCTGAACAATTCGCCCCTCACCGTGCGGTTTTTTTCCAGCGGTTCGGTGTACGCCTTCCATGCGAAGTTGATGCGGCTGCATAGCCAGCCGCCGGTGTTGGTGCTGGAGTATCCGGAAAAGTTGCAACGCTACAATCTGCGAAGCAACGAGCGGATAAGCATCGTCACCCGCGCGCGAGTATCCAAAAATGGCGGTTCGGACCATCAGATGGGGGCATTGCTGGATATCTCCGATTCCGGCGCCAAGCTTGGCCTCGATACGGTGGAGGGCATCGATCTGGGGATGATGCTCCACCTTTCCTTCATTCTCCCCAACGGCGTGGCGGTGAGCCAATTGACCGCGGCCGTTCGGAACATCAATGAAGAAAACGGAAAATATCTGCTCGGCATCAGTTTATCGGGTCACGATCCCGCAGTGGCGGAATTTTGCCGTAATTGCCTGGAATGTCTGGAGTAA
- a CDS encoding DUF475 domain-containing protein, with the protein MDIFGMALTVAGLCAFESIISIDNAVINAEVLGTMGARARRWFLTWGLFFAVFLVRGLLPWLIVWLATPGLGPVQALTATFSSDPSVMTAVESAAPILLAGGGTFLIFLFFHWLFLEDKNIGLPGERFFMDQGVWFYAVVSVLLVIIVWMCVKVNPYMALGTVIGSSAFFITHGFKEHAEESEKKLMKGNMSDISKVLYLEVIDATFSIDGVLGAFAFTLSVPLIILGTGLGAFVVREMTMRNVEAIKSYAYLKNGAMYSILVLGIIMLADAFGHHIPHWVSPVCTFGIIGFFFWKSVLHTRASLPQ; encoded by the coding sequence ATGGACATCTTTGGGATGGCCCTGACAGTGGCCGGACTTTGCGCTTTTGAATCCATCATCAGCATCGACAACGCGGTCATCAACGCCGAAGTGTTGGGAACCATGGGCGCGCGGGCGCGCCGCTGGTTTCTCACCTGGGGGCTTTTTTTCGCCGTCTTCCTCGTCCGCGGCCTTTTGCCGTGGCTCATCGTCTGGCTTGCCACGCCGGGATTGGGGCCGGTGCAGGCCCTCACCGCCACATTCAGCAGCGACCCGTCCGTCATGACCGCGGTGGAAAGCGCCGCGCCGATACTCCTTGCCGGCGGCGGAACGTTCCTCATTTTTCTTTTCTTCCACTGGCTCTTCCTTGAGGACAAGAACATCGGCCTCCCCGGCGAGCGGTTCTTCATGGATCAGGGGGTGTGGTTCTACGCGGTGGTGTCGGTGCTGCTGGTGATCATCGTCTGGATGTGCGTGAAGGTAAACCCCTACATGGCCCTCGGCACGGTGATCGGCTCCAGCGCCTTTTTCATCACCCACGGATTCAAGGAACACGCCGAAGAGAGCGAGAAAAAACTGATGAAGGGAAACATGTCCGACATCAGCAAAGTCCTTTATCTTGAAGTGATCGACGCCACGTTCAGCATCGACGGCGTGCTGGGGGCGTTTGCCTTCACCCTTTCGGTGCCGCTCATCATACTGGGAACGGGGCTGGGAGCTTTTGTGGTGCGGGAAATGACCATGCGGAACGTGGAAGCCATCAAGAGCTACGCCTATCTGAAAAACGGCGCGATGTACTCCATCCTCGTGCTCGGCATCATCATGCTGGCGGACGCCTTCGGCCATCACATCCCGCACTGGGTATCGCCGGTCTGCACATTCGGCATCATCGGCTTCTTCTTTTGGAAGTCGGTGCTGCACACCCGCGCCAGCCTTCCCCAGTAG
- a CDS encoding HD-GYP domain-containing protein, which translates to MIKKVRTARLKPGMFVHDFDCGWLEIPFLRRSLEIEDELMIDKIIKHGIREVYIDTDKGLDVADAPTRDEVARVVETAVEQLMVEKSGGEQDPDALRREELTRAKGVRKEAERVIGTVMHDVRVGKRINIAQVDAVVEGMIDSVFHNQSAMMCLSRLKTRDEYTFQHSVNVCIFMIAFCRAIGFDRAGTTEVGVGALLHDVGKMKVPQDILNKPARLSEEEFALMQSHVMHSFQVLKEEGGIPLSAITVAFEHHERHDGTGYPLGLKGDKITRIGQMAAIVDVYDAITSDRCYHKGIDPAEALRKLYEWSEFHFCRELVQYFIKCVGVYPLGTMVRMESGYLAVVVRPAEGSMVKPMVRLIYDTKSGSKIAPRDLFLSGAGVSDRIIGYEAPAKWGINPLQYMDIG; encoded by the coding sequence ATGATAAAGAAGGTTCGCACCGCGCGGCTCAAGCCGGGGATGTTCGTCCACGACTTCGACTGCGGCTGGCTGGAGATACCGTTCTTGCGCCGGTCGCTTGAAATCGAGGATGAGCTGATGATCGACAAGATCATCAAGCATGGCATCAGGGAAGTCTATATCGACACCGACAAAGGGCTGGATGTGGCCGATGCCCCCACGCGGGATGAAGTCGCGCGGGTGGTGGAGACCGCGGTCGAGCAGCTCATGGTGGAGAAGAGCGGCGGGGAGCAGGATCCCGATGCCCTCCGCCGGGAAGAGCTGACGCGGGCCAAGGGTGTGCGCAAAGAGGCCGAACGGGTCATCGGCACCGTTATGCACGATGTCCGCGTGGGAAAGAGGATAAACATCGCCCAGGTGGATGCCGTGGTGGAGGGGATGATTGATTCGGTGTTCCACAACCAGAGCGCCATGATGTGCCTGAGCCGCCTTAAGACGCGGGATGAATACACCTTCCAGCATTCGGTGAACGTCTGCATCTTCATGATCGCTTTCTGCCGCGCGATCGGGTTTGACCGCGCCGGCACCACCGAAGTCGGCGTGGGGGCGTTGTTGCACGATGTGGGCAAGATGAAGGTGCCGCAGGACATCCTCAACAAACCGGCGCGGCTCAGTGAAGAGGAATTTGCGCTGATGCAATCGCACGTCATGCACAGTTTCCAGGTGCTTAAGGAGGAGGGCGGAATACCCCTTAGCGCCATTACCGTGGCTTTCGAGCACCACGAGCGGCACGACGGCACCGGCTACCCGCTCGGCCTCAAAGGGGATAAGATCACCCGGATCGGCCAGATGGCCGCCATCGTGGATGTGTACGACGCCATCACTTCCGACCGTTGCTATCACAAGGGCATCGACCCCGCCGAAGCGCTGCGCAAATTGTACGAGTGGAGTGAATTCCACTTTTGCCGCGAGCTGGTGCAGTATTTTATTAAATGCGTCGGCGTCTATCCGCTTGGCACGATGGTGCGGATGGAAAGCGGCTATCTGGCGGTGGTGGTGCGTCCCGCCGAGGGGAGCATGGTCAAGCCGATGGTGCGCCTGATATACGATACAAAAAGCGGCAGTAAGATAGCGCCGCGCGACCTTTTCCTTTCCGGGGCCGGCGTAAGCGACCGGATAATCGGCTACGAAGCTCCCGCCAAATGGGGGATCAACCCGCTCCAGTATATGGATATTGGCTGA
- the amrS gene encoding AmmeMemoRadiSam system radical SAM enzyme, with translation MNAAAPRVTARYWEKRPDGSAACHLCPHHCIVKPGKTGICMAKTNEGGELIASAYGLTTSLNLDPMEKKPLYHFHPGTEILSAGPNACNFGCRFCQNYQISQQSAPTRYLSPEELVRAAKESGGVGVAYTYTEPLMWYEYLLDACRAVKEAGMVNVLVSNGHLQPEPYDELLPLIDALNIDIKSMNETFYRHICKGWLPPVLRNVAATAGKAHIEITNLVIPTLNDADGDFEKLARFIASVDPFMPLHFSRYYPMYKLDIPATPVETLVRAARIAKQHLKYVFIGNADVEEFSHSLCPFCGHMLIERHGYAVSVTGVKKGHCLSCGEAVKIVG, from the coding sequence ATGAACGCCGCCGCGCCGCGGGTAACGGCCCGCTACTGGGAAAAACGGCCGGACGGGTCGGCCGCGTGCCACCTCTGCCCCCACCACTGCATCGTGAAGCCGGGCAAAACCGGCATCTGCATGGCGAAAACAAACGAAGGGGGCGAACTGATCGCAAGCGCCTACGGCCTCACCACGTCGCTCAACCTCGATCCGATGGAAAAAAAACCGCTCTACCACTTCCATCCCGGCACGGAGATACTGAGCGCCGGGCCGAACGCCTGCAACTTCGGCTGCCGCTTTTGCCAGAATTACCAGATCAGCCAGCAATCCGCCCCCACCCGCTACCTGAGTCCGGAAGAGCTGGTGCGCGCCGCGAAGGAGAGCGGCGGCGTGGGAGTGGCCTACACCTACACCGAGCCGCTGATGTGGTACGAATACCTGCTGGACGCCTGCCGCGCCGTGAAAGAGGCGGGAATGGTGAACGTGCTGGTGAGCAACGGGCACTTGCAGCCGGAACCGTATGACGAACTGCTGCCGCTTATCGACGCGCTCAACATCGACATCAAATCGATGAACGAAACCTTCTACCGGCACATATGCAAGGGGTGGCTCCCCCCCGTCCTGCGCAACGTGGCGGCCACCGCCGGCAAAGCCCACATCGAGATCACCAATTTGGTCATCCCCACGCTCAACGACGCCGACGGGGATTTTGAAAAGCTGGCCCGCTTTATCGCCTCCGTCGACCCGTTCATGCCGCTGCACTTCTCCCGGTACTATCCCATGTACAAATTGGATATCCCCGCCACGCCGGTGGAGACGCTGGTCCGCGCCGCGCGGATAGCCAAGCAACACCTCAAATACGTTTTCATCGGCAACGCCGACGTGGAGGAGTTCAGCCACAGCCTCTGCCCCTTCTGCGGCCACATGCTCATCGAACGGCACGGCTACGCCGTGTCGGTGACCGGCGTGAAAAAGGGACATTGCCTATCGTGCGGCGAAGCGGTAAAAATAGTGGGCTGA
- a CDS encoding RidA family protein, translating into MERKNISAGSKWEPIIGYSRAVRVGNHISVSGTAGVSANGKLEGDAHQQSVRALQIIEGALKEAGASFKDVVRTRIYLTKAEDWEEAAKAHGAVFSAIRPATTLVVVKALIDPAMLVEIEVDAIVS; encoded by the coding sequence ATGGAACGCAAAAATATTTCAGCCGGCTCCAAATGGGAACCGATCATCGGTTACTCCCGCGCGGTGCGCGTGGGCAATCACATCAGCGTTTCCGGCACCGCCGGCGTTTCGGCCAACGGCAAGCTGGAAGGCGACGCCCACCAGCAGTCGGTGCGGGCGCTCCAGATCATCGAAGGGGCGCTGAAGGAGGCGGGGGCCTCGTTCAAGGACGTGGTGCGTACCCGCATCTATCTTACGAAAGCCGAGGACTGGGAAGAGGCCGCAAAGGCGCACGGCGCGGTTTTTTCGGCAATCCGCCCCGCCACCACGCTGGTTGTGGTGAAGGCGCTCATCGATCCCGCCATGCTGGTGGAGATCGAAGTGGACGCCATCGTTTCGTAA
- a CDS encoding PilZ domain-containing protein, with protein MLRLGIEALIEYTKKRGQVIVRGWKTGEQGYLLTEKPRGPVSPLTPGQEAVIRMEHKGVLYGIAVTYREFLKKTDLCFFTFQDDVIARSLREDERIPCLLPVTVNRPDTQSSFQDSGLIVDLGKRGLRFVTRVPMYVELGDPLLASFHLGGIGCMDRQKIRLIRMSGNGGQFEYAAQFIDMDKERENLLDDYFAFCKAWAV; from the coding sequence ATGTTGAGATTGGGAATAGAGGCGTTAATCGAGTACACGAAAAAGAGGGGCCAGGTTATTGTGCGCGGCTGGAAGACGGGGGAGCAGGGCTACCTCCTCACCGAGAAACCGCGCGGCCCTGTTTCGCCGCTCACGCCGGGTCAAGAGGCCGTTATCCGTATGGAACATAAAGGCGTGCTGTATGGTATAGCCGTCACCTACAGGGAATTCCTGAAAAAGACCGATCTCTGCTTTTTCACCTTTCAGGATGATGTGATCGCCCGGTCGCTGCGGGAAGATGAGCGGATTCCCTGTCTGCTCCCGGTGACGGTCAACCGCCCGGATACCCAATCCTCTTTTCAGGATTCCGGCCTGATCGTCGACCTCGGCAAGCGGGGGCTCCGGTTCGTCACCCGCGTTCCGATGTACGTCGAGCTGGGCGATCCGCTGTTGGCGAGTTTTCATCTGGGCGGGATCGGTTGCATGGACCGGCAGAAAATACGCCTGATACGGATGAGCGGTAACGGCGGACAATTTGAATATGCCGCGCAGTTCATCGATATGGATAAGGAGCGCGAGAATCTGCTGGACGATTATTTCGCGTTTTGCAAGGCATGGGCCGTTTGA
- a CDS encoding MEDS domain-containing protein, with product MGSSGGVNVVQGKFGVQGAVLDMLPQGIGAGTGLQPGDHAALVYDRSEEKFGFLAGFFDEGVAKGEKLVFCLHEQKEEDAALFLEQFGLAARRLMGGGVLDIIDCRQVFFPNNRFSPDGALAEHRRMVLDALAAGFSGVRVAADMSWAMGPVAGAEAFMEYESRFNYFSRALNAITVCNYHRGLFPKEVVFNAMQTHPVTLKRGMAGKNPYYLDPGVFLASDSAFISGDAVRRKQAAKGDGRTIQMVRAEFCEYLKRYNLTPQEGRVVECMLHFRSNQDISLELHISLNTVKQHAKNIYRKIGINKRMELVAQFMKLLETE from the coding sequence ATGGGAAGCAGTGGCGGCGTTAACGTAGTTCAAGGAAAATTCGGCGTTCAGGGGGCGGTTCTCGATATGCTTCCGCAAGGCATCGGCGCCGGCACCGGCTTGCAGCCGGGGGATCATGCGGCGCTGGTGTATGACCGGAGCGAGGAAAAGTTCGGTTTTCTGGCCGGTTTTTTCGATGAAGGGGTCGCGAAAGGGGAAAAGCTGGTGTTCTGCCTCCACGAGCAGAAAGAGGAAGATGCGGCGTTGTTCCTCGAGCAGTTCGGCCTTGCGGCCCGGAGGCTGATGGGCGGCGGCGTATTGGATATTATCGATTGCCGCCAGGTGTTTTTTCCCAATAACCGGTTCAGCCCCGACGGGGCGTTGGCGGAGCACCGCCGGATGGTTCTCGACGCGCTGGCGGCCGGCTTCAGCGGGGTTCGCGTGGCGGCCGATATGAGCTGGGCCATGGGGCCGGTGGCGGGGGCCGAGGCGTTCATGGAATATGAATCGCGCTTCAACTACTTCTCCCGCGCGCTCAACGCCATCACCGTGTGCAATTACCACCGGGGGCTTTTTCCCAAGGAAGTCGTTTTTAACGCCATGCAGACCCATCCCGTGACGCTGAAAAGGGGGATGGCGGGGAAGAACCCCTATTACCTCGACCCGGGGGTGTTTCTCGCCTCCGACAGCGCCTTTATTTCGGGCGATGCCGTGCGGAGAAAACAGGCCGCGAAGGGGGATGGCCGCACCATCCAGATGGTGCGCGCCGAATTTTGCGAGTATCTCAAGCGGTACAACCTCACCCCGCAGGAAGGGCGGGTGGTGGAGTGCATGCTCCATTTCCGCTCGAATCAGGATATTTCGCTGGAGCTTCATATCAGCCTTAACACCGTCAAACAGCACGCCAAGAACATCTACCGGAAAATCGGCATCAACAAGCGGATGGAGCTGGTGGCGCAGTTCATGAAACTGCTGGAAACGGAATAA
- the amrA gene encoding AmmeMemoRadiSam system protein A codes for MHPYAALAKQTIEEYIRTGRKPAPPDPVPENMALKAGAFVSLKKAGDLRGCIGTIEPVHENLAREIIDNAIAASTRDPRFPPVSPDELAALDISVDVLSPPEPAAGPEALDPKRYGVIVRAGRRRGLLLPDIEGVNTAGEQIAICRRKAGIGPDEEVTLQRFTVERHK; via the coding sequence ATGCATCCATACGCCGCGCTGGCAAAACAGACCATTGAGGAATACATCCGCACCGGGCGTAAACCGGCTCCGCCCGATCCCGTGCCGGAGAATATGGCGCTTAAGGCCGGCGCGTTCGTCTCCCTGAAAAAAGCGGGCGACTTGCGCGGCTGCATCGGCACCATCGAGCCGGTGCATGAAAACCTCGCCCGCGAGATCATCGATAACGCCATCGCCGCCAGTACGCGCGACCCGCGCTTCCCGCCGGTATCGCCGGATGAGCTGGCCGCGCTCGACATCAGCGTCGACGTGCTCTCCCCGCCGGAGCCGGCCGCCGGGCCGGAAGCGCTCGACCCGAAACGCTACGGCGTCATCGTCCGCGCCGGGCGGCGGCGCGGGCTGCTGCTGCCGGACATCGAAGGGGTGAATACGGCGGGGGAGCAGATCGCCATCTGCCGCCGCAAGGCGGGCATCGGGCCGGACGAGGAAGTGACCCTGCAACGCTTCACCGTGGAGCGCCACAAATGA